In one window of Candidatus Binatia bacterium DNA:
- a CDS encoding cupin domain-containing protein has protein sequence MEYFVDVKKAAAFLPDKMCKTNLFDSPRMFCDVYGFEPGQSQKMHVHDGSDKVYYVVEGSGVFQVGEEERLVARGSAVFAPAGAGHAVRNAGDGRLVVLVFMAPKP, from the coding sequence ATGGAGTACTTTGTCGATGTGAAGAAAGCAGCTGCGTTCCTTCCAGATAAGATGTGCAAAACCAATTTGTTCGACAGCCCGCGGATGTTTTGCGACGTCTACGGTTTTGAGCCTGGGCAGTCCCAGAAGATGCACGTGCATGACGGCTCGGACAAGGTTTACTACGTCGTCGAGGGGTCTGGGGTATTTCAGGTGGGAGAGGAGGAGCGCTTGGTCGCAAGAGGAAGCGCCGTATTTGCGCCCGCCGGAGCTGGGCACGCGGTGCGGAACGCCGGTGACGGGCGCTTGGTTGTTCTGGTATTCATGGCCCCAAAACCATAG
- a CDS encoding response regulator transcription factor, producing MAKEPKHITVLLVEDHTVVRKGIRRLLEDDPRVRVVGEANNGRDALTLAQRIKPDVAVVDVGLPGLNGIELTHQLRSASPATAVLILSMYGDPAYVRRALQAGAKAYLLKDDEDQDLLKAVLAVYGGGSYFSPTVSKVVLDGFLAAPGDEIDDELSLLSDREREVLQLVAEGKSSKEIAQLLHLSVSTVESHRKHIMEKLDLHNTAAVVRFAIRKGLVQ from the coding sequence GTGGCAAAGGAGCCAAAACACATTACCGTGCTACTGGTTGAAGATCATACCGTCGTGCGGAAGGGGATCCGTCGCCTGCTGGAGGATGATCCGCGCGTACGGGTGGTAGGCGAGGCCAACAATGGCAGAGATGCCCTGACTTTAGCCCAGCGTATCAAACCGGATGTCGCAGTGGTCGACGTTGGGCTTCCTGGTCTCAATGGAATCGAGCTCACTCACCAGTTACGGAGTGCCTCGCCGGCCACAGCCGTGCTGATTTTGTCGATGTACGGGGACCCAGCCTACGTTCGCCGCGCTTTGCAAGCCGGGGCGAAGGCCTACCTACTCAAGGATGACGAAGACCAGGACCTCTTGAAAGCGGTGCTCGCTGTCTATGGTGGCGGTTCCTATTTTAGCCCGACGGTCTCCAAAGTCGTTTTAGACGGCTTTCTAGCCGCACCAGGGGACGAAATAGACGACGAGCTTTCGCTGCTGTCTGATCGAGAGCGAGAAGTCCTCCAACTCGTGGCCGAGGGAAAGAGCAGCAAGGAAATTGCGCAGCTCTTGCATCTAAGCGTCAGCACCGTCGAGAGCCACCGCAAGCACATCATGGAGAAGCTCGATTTGCACAACACGGCAGCGGTTGTTCGCTTTGCGATTCGCAAGGGGCTGGTTCAGTAA
- the meaB gene encoding methylmalonyl Co-A mutase-associated GTPase MeaB, translated as MNVDKLVDQMLSGDRRALARLMTLVENGHPATNEILSRIQGRCGQAHVVGFTGPPGAGKSTLVDRFTGVLRRHGYSVGIVAVDPSSPFSGGAVLGDRIRMQAHYLDESVFIRSMSTRGSHGGLASTTRQIVELLDAFGKNFILIETVGVGQTELDVMRIADTTVVVLVPEAGDTIQTMKAGLLEIADIFVVNKADREGAQRIKTELEAMLQLRPTNGWAVPVLLTRAVTGEGVDELFQKVAEHCAWREHSGVKARSNAALRQEEFLRALREEIGRRLAAAAERGVFTEVFDALREGTLDPYRAALEVVQKRNVLVEALGG; from the coding sequence ATGAATGTCGACAAGCTCGTTGACCAAATGCTTAGCGGGGACCGCCGGGCGCTCGCACGCTTGATGACCTTGGTCGAGAATGGTCACCCGGCGACGAATGAAATTTTAAGTCGTATCCAGGGGCGCTGCGGTCAGGCTCACGTGGTTGGCTTCACGGGGCCCCCAGGAGCCGGAAAATCCACGCTTGTGGATCGCTTTACCGGGGTGCTGCGAAGACACGGGTATTCCGTGGGCATCGTTGCCGTCGACCCTTCGAGCCCCTTTTCTGGAGGTGCTGTGCTCGGTGATCGGATCCGGATGCAGGCCCACTACTTGGACGAATCTGTTTTCATTCGCAGCATGAGTACGCGCGGAAGCCACGGCGGGTTGGCCAGCACAACCCGACAGATTGTTGAGCTCCTCGATGCTTTCGGAAAGAATTTCATTTTGATCGAAACTGTTGGGGTAGGGCAGACTGAGCTCGATGTGATGCGGATTGCCGATACGACAGTGGTGGTTCTCGTGCCGGAGGCGGGGGACACGATCCAGACGATGAAGGCGGGGTTGTTGGAAATTGCCGACATCTTCGTGGTGAACAAGGCAGACCGCGAAGGGGCGCAGCGCATCAAGACAGAGTTGGAAGCGATGCTCCAACTGCGTCCAACGAACGGTTGGGCCGTGCCCGTGTTGCTCACGCGGGCCGTAACTGGGGAAGGGGTCGACGAGCTTTTTCAGAAAGTGGCCGAGCACTGCGCATGGCGGGAACACTCTGGAGTAAAGGCTCGCTCGAATGCAGCCCTGCGGCAGGAGGAGTTCTTGAGGGCTCTTCGGGAGGAGATTGGCCGTCGTCTTGCCGCCGCCGCTGAGCGCGGCGTGTTTACGGAGGTGTTCGACGCTCTTCGCGAAGGGACATTGGATCCTTACCGAGCAGCCCTAGAAGTTGTTCAAAAGCGAAATGTCCTGGTTGAAGCACTTGGCGGGTAA
- a CDS encoding nitrite/sulfite reductase translates to MSSRDQLRVQALEAHASRIERYQRGELSDDEFRPIRLSYGLYYQLDHTSHMQRIKLPAGVLSVQQAEAIADIAEDYARGVMHVTTRQDIQLHWVALEHVMPMYRRLHEVGISTRGACSDSVRNITGCFHSGLLKDEPFDVIPYVFALNEYFLFHPLNITLPRKFKISFSSCAYDCVQGPVNDIAFYPRLQDGKRGFSVLAGGGLGAQPFLAKRVAEFIPAEDMLAIAEAIVRVQHRLGERKNRKKARMKYVVQRLGVENFRREIEGTYAQVQRECGEQLRAELAELLALYPEHRPRHRPAELPVPANGEFARWMRTNVFAQKQSGYFGLTVQLPLGDLTSEQMRKLATLAREHGAGELRASNDQNLFLPWIPGDRVEEVWRALVDMDLGAPDALHITDVVSCPGADYCSLAVSRSMGMAEVLRQELAKAGSLIEELGVFRIRISGCPNACGQHHVGDIGLTGMSLQEADGMHRPYYSLLVGARLGEEGAAVGKRVSGRFPAPEVPNVVRAIAELYRREKQPSEAFADFVVRVGIERINEAARSAAPDVR, encoded by the coding sequence ATGAGTTCGAGAGACCAACTTCGGGTGCAAGCTTTAGAGGCGCATGCTTCTCGGATTGAGCGGTATCAACGTGGCGAGCTGAGCGACGACGAGTTCCGGCCAATCCGGCTCAGTTACGGGTTGTACTATCAGCTCGATCACACGAGCCACATGCAACGAATCAAGTTGCCCGCGGGTGTGCTCAGTGTGCAGCAAGCGGAAGCAATTGCGGATATCGCCGAAGATTACGCTCGCGGAGTCATGCATGTGACCACGCGGCAAGACATTCAGCTTCACTGGGTTGCCCTGGAACACGTCATGCCCATGTACCGCCGATTGCACGAAGTTGGCATCAGTACGCGCGGGGCCTGCTCAGACAGCGTCCGGAACATCACAGGGTGCTTCCACTCGGGTCTGCTGAAGGATGAGCCTTTTGACGTGATTCCGTACGTTTTTGCTCTCAACGAGTATTTTTTGTTCCACCCATTGAACATAACCCTGCCCCGGAAGTTCAAGATTTCCTTCTCCAGTTGCGCCTATGACTGTGTGCAAGGCCCTGTGAACGACATTGCCTTTTACCCTCGCCTGCAGGACGGCAAGCGTGGTTTTTCGGTACTTGCCGGTGGTGGCCTCGGGGCACAGCCTTTTCTCGCCAAGCGGGTTGCCGAATTCATCCCGGCGGAAGACATGCTGGCGATCGCCGAGGCGATCGTGCGTGTGCAACACCGGCTGGGGGAGCGCAAGAACCGAAAGAAAGCGCGGATGAAGTACGTCGTGCAGCGGCTTGGCGTGGAAAACTTCCGCCGCGAAATTGAAGGGACTTATGCTCAGGTCCAGCGTGAATGTGGCGAGCAACTCCGTGCTGAATTGGCGGAGTTGTTGGCTCTGTACCCGGAGCATCGGCCCCGTCACCGCCCGGCAGAGTTACCGGTGCCTGCAAACGGTGAATTTGCTCGCTGGATGCGCACCAACGTGTTCGCGCAGAAGCAGTCGGGTTATTTCGGTCTCACCGTCCAGCTTCCCCTGGGAGACTTGACAAGCGAGCAAATGAGGAAGCTCGCAACTTTGGCGAGAGAGCATGGGGCGGGAGAGTTGCGGGCCTCCAATGACCAGAACCTGTTTCTCCCCTGGATCCCGGGAGATCGAGTAGAGGAAGTATGGCGTGCTTTGGTTGACATGGACCTCGGCGCTCCCGATGCGCTCCACATTACGGACGTGGTCTCGTGCCCGGGTGCCGATTACTGCAGCCTGGCCGTTAGCCGCTCGATGGGCATGGCAGAAGTTCTTCGCCAGGAGTTGGCGAAGGCTGGTTCGCTGATCGAGGAACTGGGCGTCTTTCGGATCCGCATCAGCGGTTGCCCCAATGCCTGTGGCCAACATCATGTAGGGGACATAGGCTTGACCGGTATGTCTTTGCAGGAAGCTGACGGCATGCACCGACCGTACTATTCCCTTTTGGTCGGAGCGCGGCTCGGAGAAGAGGGCGCCGCGGTGGGAAAACGCGTGTCCGGCCGATTCCCTGCGCCAGAGGTACCCAATGTGGTACGGGCTATCGCCGAGCTTTACCGCCGAGAGAAACAACCCAGCGAGGCCTTTGCGGACTTCGTTGTGCGCGTAGGTATTGAGAGGATTAACGAAGCCGCGCGTTCGGCCGCGCCGGATGTACGCTGA
- a CDS encoding NUDIX hydrolase, whose protein sequence is MSDPKTCVFRGKVVHLFLEEAHLPNGNTVTLEVIHHPGAAAVVPLHRNGDVTLIRQYRHAAGGFIWEVPAGKLDGEDPAVCALRELEEEAGLRAAKLTLLGWIFTTPGFTDEKIFLYLAEDLAPAEQRLEHDEVITCTRVPLREAVAMIVRGEIVDAKSAVALFLAEEHLSRRAASNSTGA, encoded by the coding sequence ATGAGCGATCCGAAGACATGCGTCTTTCGCGGCAAGGTCGTCCATCTCTTTCTCGAAGAGGCACATTTACCGAACGGCAACACGGTGACCTTAGAGGTGATCCATCACCCTGGAGCTGCCGCTGTCGTGCCGCTTCACCGAAACGGGGACGTTACTCTCATACGACAATACCGCCATGCTGCTGGTGGATTCATTTGGGAGGTCCCGGCAGGCAAGCTCGATGGTGAAGACCCGGCTGTCTGTGCACTAAGAGAACTAGAGGAAGAAGCCGGCCTGAGAGCAGCGAAGCTTACCCTCCTCGGCTGGATTTTCACAACTCCCGGGTTCACAGATGAGAAAATCTTTCTCTATCTGGCCGAAGACCTTGCGCCCGCCGAGCAGCGGTTAGAACACGACGAGGTCATCACCTGCACACGTGTCCCTTTGCGTGAGGCCGTCGCCATGATTGTGCGCGGAGAAATTGTTGACGCGAAATCAGCCGTTGCCCTGTTCCTTGCCGAGGAGCACCTAAGTCGACGCGCAGCATCGAACTCCACAGGCGCTTGA
- the efp gene encoding elongation factor P, translating to MPLIPATQLRAGMIIKHQNDLYRVSNVVHVTPGNWRGMVQTRMRNLRSGVQIENRFRSEDRVERVTLEQHEMEFLYESDGLYHFMNTETFEQIALDAEALGDAVQFITPNLRVQVEFYEGQPIGVTLPKTVDLRVTETEPALKGATVTNVLKPAVVETGATVQVPGFISVGDVIRVDTETGEYVSRAK from the coding sequence ATGCCTTTGATCCCAGCAACCCAACTACGAGCCGGAATGATCATCAAACACCAAAACGACCTGTACCGGGTCTCTAATGTGGTACACGTTACCCCTGGGAACTGGCGTGGCATGGTGCAGACTCGGATGAGGAACCTGCGCTCCGGCGTTCAGATCGAAAACCGCTTCCGATCGGAGGACCGGGTCGAACGTGTCACGTTAGAGCAGCACGAGATGGAATTCCTGTACGAGTCCGACGGTCTCTATCATTTCATGAACACGGAAACCTTTGAGCAAATAGCGCTGGACGCCGAGGCGCTGGGCGATGCGGTGCAGTTCATTACGCCGAATTTGCGGGTCCAGGTCGAGTTCTATGAGGGCCAGCCGATCGGAGTGACCCTGCCGAAAACCGTGGACCTCCGTGTCACGGAAACCGAGCCCGCCCTCAAAGGAGCCACGGTGACGAACGTCCTGAAACCAGCCGTGGTGGAAACAGGGGCAACCGTCCAAGTGCCCGGCTTTATCTCGGTGGGAGACGTCATCCGCGTAGATACCGAGACCGGAGAATACGTCTCCCGCGCGAAGTAA
- a CDS encoding serine/threonine protein phosphatase, which yields MAQGRVFVIGDIHGCPDELDVLLGALAPRDEDTVVCLGDYIDRGPDPKGVVERLLLLEQSGCRCVFLKGNHEDMFLDFMGQQGHFGDAFLYNGGETTLESYGLAGLRGERLWAALPEEHRAFFRKLVLKFQWGTFLFVHAGLDPRRPLESQDEEDLLWIRHEWIQARHSFGVTVVFGHTPMRRPFLHWPYKIGIDTGLVYGNALTCLTIPDLSFIQVRREQRCVTAWEPPRDWLNGS from the coding sequence ATGGCGCAGGGCCGGGTTTTCGTAATTGGTGACATTCACGGGTGCCCGGACGAGTTGGACGTTCTGCTCGGTGCGCTCGCCCCGCGTGACGAAGATACAGTCGTGTGCTTGGGGGACTACATCGACCGCGGTCCGGATCCGAAAGGGGTCGTGGAGCGGCTCTTACTGCTTGAGCAGTCTGGTTGCCGCTGCGTGTTCCTCAAGGGCAATCATGAGGACATGTTCTTGGACTTCATGGGCCAACAGGGACACTTCGGAGATGCGTTCCTCTACAACGGGGGCGAAACGACGCTCGAGAGCTACGGACTCGCGGGGCTCCGGGGCGAGAGACTTTGGGCAGCCCTCCCGGAAGAGCACCGTGCGTTCTTTAGGAAGCTTGTGCTCAAGTTCCAGTGGGGTACCTTCCTCTTTGTCCATGCCGGGCTTGACCCGCGGCGACCCTTAGAGTCGCAAGACGAGGAAGATTTGCTCTGGATCCGTCACGAATGGATCCAGGCTCGCCACTCCTTCGGAGTGACGGTGGTCTTTGGCCACACGCCAATGCGACGGCCGTTTCTGCATTGGCCATATAAAATCGGTATAGACACGGGGCTCGTTTACGGGAATGCCCTGACGTGCCTCACGATTCCGGACCTGTCCTTCATCCAAGTTCGCCGTGAGCAGCGGTGCGTAACGGCCTGGGAGCCCCCACGTGATTGGCTGAACGGTAGTTGA
- a CDS encoding carboxypeptidase M32, whose amino-acid sequence MKNGLHPKEAYSQLVTLLRELARLEESLKLLEWDQATYMPSGAEEERAEQMAALAEIIHEKRTDPRFLELVDELATRTHDLEPGESVDVRETKWRLDRLRKVPRELQAARANAQARARAAWGKAKEQSRFEILAPHLAEVLKLEREYAQVLSNEAPYQALLEEYEPGVSEHLLQRLFEELRQPLLRLAAALAELQKRKRRRPSVLRGSFPIPAQRMFNRFIAEQLGFDFRRGRMDESAHPFSISIGRDYRITTRYDEGDLRVGLFSTLHELGHALYEQGLDPQAHGLPRGSACSLGVHESQSRLWENFVGRSEAFWRFLLPHGSRLVPGLKGATLDAVLVDVNEAGPTPVRTEADELTYNLHVLLRWELERALIAGELEVNDLPGAWNQGMKNLLGIVPSSDREGVLQDIHWPSGAFGYFPTYTLGNIYAAQIMEAAEERVGPLSPQIERGVFSALKEWLQHEIYCRGQEFHSPELVEQVTGQPPTVQPLLKHLHHRFSWWCSHGVS is encoded by the coding sequence ATGAAAAATGGCCTGCACCCGAAGGAAGCATATTCTCAGCTCGTGACCCTACTTCGCGAGCTCGCGCGGTTAGAGGAGAGCCTCAAACTGCTCGAATGGGATCAAGCCACCTACATGCCCTCGGGAGCCGAGGAGGAACGCGCGGAACAAATGGCCGCACTCGCCGAAATCATTCACGAGAAACGAACCGATCCCAGATTCTTAGAGCTCGTGGACGAACTCGCTACGAGGACCCATGACCTGGAACCAGGGGAATCGGTCGACGTGCGGGAAACCAAGTGGCGCTTGGACCGGCTCCGGAAAGTTCCCCGGGAACTGCAGGCTGCCCGGGCTAACGCACAAGCGCGCGCACGAGCAGCCTGGGGCAAAGCCAAAGAGCAGAGCCGCTTCGAGATCCTCGCGCCTCACCTCGCAGAGGTCCTCAAGCTCGAAAGAGAGTATGCCCAGGTTCTCTCTAACGAAGCTCCCTACCAAGCGTTGCTCGAGGAGTACGAACCCGGCGTATCCGAGCACCTTCTCCAACGACTGTTCGAGGAATTGCGGCAGCCGCTGCTGCGCCTGGCTGCAGCCCTCGCGGAACTGCAGAAGAGAAAGCGTCGACGTCCGTCGGTTCTCCGCGGCTCCTTCCCCATACCCGCGCAGCGAATGTTCAATCGCTTTATCGCGGAACAGTTGGGTTTCGATTTTCGCCGAGGGCGCATGGACGAATCGGCTCATCCGTTCTCCATTTCCATCGGACGGGATTACCGGATCACCACAAGGTACGACGAAGGTGACTTGCGGGTTGGGCTGTTTTCAACGCTTCACGAACTCGGTCACGCGCTGTACGAGCAAGGGCTCGACCCGCAAGCGCATGGGCTCCCGCGGGGTAGTGCGTGCTCCTTAGGCGTCCATGAATCGCAATCTCGCCTGTGGGAGAACTTTGTCGGTCGGTCCGAGGCCTTTTGGCGCTTTCTACTGCCCCACGGGTCGAGGCTCGTCCCAGGGCTCAAGGGGGCTACGCTGGATGCCGTCCTAGTGGATGTCAATGAAGCCGGGCCAACACCTGTGCGGACTGAGGCCGACGAGCTTACCTACAACCTTCACGTGCTCTTGCGCTGGGAATTGGAACGGGCGCTAATTGCCGGTGAGCTAGAGGTGAACGATCTCCCGGGAGCTTGGAATCAAGGGATGAAAAATCTTTTGGGAATTGTTCCGAGTTCTGATCGAGAGGGCGTGCTGCAGGACATCCATTGGCCAAGCGGGGCGTTCGGCTACTTCCCCACGTACACGCTGGGCAATATCTACGCCGCCCAAATTATGGAGGCTGCCGAAGAGCGGGTCGGGCCGCTATCCCCTCAAATTGAACGTGGTGTGTTTTCGGCACTTAAGGAGTGGCTGCAACACGAGATCTACTGTCGCGGGCAAGAATTCCACTCACCAGAACTCGTGGAGCAGGTCACGGGACAACCCCCAACAGTGCAACCCCTGCTGAAACACCTGCATCATCGATTTTCTTGGTGGTGTAGCCACGGTGTTTCTTAA
- a CDS encoding sensor histidine kinase → MRSRAVVTSAATPETRNGAWVLCTERVHDRAYHMLGARTIEGLIVLGILEFFYADAIQQLVLSRFLFAVYFLVNLILVIPQRKRAMTPALAWLDLIGNLAPMAAAAHWSGGIYSPILPVFVLKIGNYGLIYSVQTGKRAFFTTVALLAAFSVTSYAGLGPSSAIHLVPERTRQQLTFFFGVFLFLIGCYGALRFFRELSDRERRLAAALEEQRSLYGQLLKDRDRLRQLSQRLVEISEDTMQAVSRELHDDFGQALTAARLDLGRIERQLPAASDLRQQVREVRQQLAAMLENVRNLSQVLRPAALDDLGLMAALESYAERFAERSGVHIDLHLPAQEPALGREAELTLYRTLQEALTNVARHARATHVTIALDEEEGRVRLRIRDNGKGFVTEGEDRSRPGLGLGIAGMRERAELYGGRLLITSQPGQGTEVLLELPIGSKGEGIRGKGAKTHYRATG, encoded by the coding sequence GTGAGGTCACGGGCCGTGGTTACATCGGCGGCAACGCCTGAAACGCGCAACGGAGCGTGGGTTCTGTGCACAGAGCGGGTGCACGACCGCGCCTACCATATGCTGGGCGCGCGCACCATCGAAGGTCTTATTGTTTTGGGCATCCTCGAGTTCTTCTATGCCGATGCCATCCAGCAGTTAGTTCTAAGTCGGTTTTTGTTCGCCGTATACTTCCTCGTGAACTTGATCCTGGTTATCCCCCAGCGAAAACGAGCCATGACGCCGGCGCTGGCTTGGCTGGATCTGATCGGAAACCTGGCCCCGATGGCAGCAGCCGCGCATTGGTCTGGGGGAATCTATAGCCCAATCCTCCCGGTCTTCGTGCTCAAGATCGGAAACTACGGCCTTATCTATAGCGTGCAGACCGGAAAGCGGGCCTTTTTCACCACCGTAGCCCTGCTGGCAGCATTTTCCGTCACGAGTTACGCCGGCCTCGGGCCAAGCTCCGCGATTCACTTAGTTCCGGAGAGAACGCGGCAACAACTTACCTTCTTCTTTGGCGTGTTCTTGTTCTTGATCGGATGCTACGGGGCACTCAGATTTTTCCGCGAGCTATCAGACCGTGAGCGCAGGCTGGCGGCTGCTTTGGAGGAACAACGCTCCCTGTATGGCCAACTCCTGAAAGACCGTGACCGGCTTCGCCAGTTGTCTCAACGCTTGGTCGAGATTAGCGAGGACACCATGCAGGCCGTCTCGCGCGAGTTGCATGACGACTTTGGGCAGGCGCTGACCGCTGCTCGATTGGACTTGGGGCGGATCGAGAGACAACTTCCCGCCGCTTCGGACCTCCGGCAGCAAGTTCGCGAAGTCCGGCAACAGCTAGCTGCAATGTTGGAGAACGTACGGAACCTTTCGCAAGTCCTTCGTCCCGCGGCGCTTGATGACCTCGGTCTGATGGCGGCGCTCGAGTCGTATGCCGAGCGTTTTGCGGAGCGCAGTGGAGTCCACATCGACTTGCATTTGCCCGCTCAAGAGCCGGCACTCGGGCGGGAAGCGGAGCTTACCCTGTATCGAACTTTGCAGGAGGCACTCACCAACGTCGCTCGCCATGCCCGGGCGACCCACGTTACGATTGCTCTCGATGAGGAGGAGGGCCGTGTCCGGCTACGCATCCGGGACAACGGTAAGGGATTCGTGACCGAAGGGGAGGACAGATCGAGGCCTGGCCTTGGTCTAGGGATTGCCGGCATGCGGGAACGAGCCGAACTTTATGGGGGTCGCTTACTGATAACGTCGCAGCCAGGACAAGGAACAGAAGTGTTGCTCGAACTGCCAATCGGCTCCAAGGGGGAGGGAATTCGTGGCAAAGGAGCCAAAACACATTACCGTGCTACTGGTTGA
- a CDS encoding MFS transporter, protein MAAQGFKWVQDGRYLLSVNGNRISRSVFVSALLAPWRILREGRRRLTAYEWRVVAVLGTANFVDSYDIAILGLALPQIQEGLGIAEDEVGGVTAAIRLGVLPALLFTWLADAFGRRRLLLLTILGFTLATFITAFAANATQFTGFQFVARMFIVAEGMLAVVVIAEEVRARYRGWGIGVLSAFGAFGHGLASVVFALVEVLPYGWRALYALGALPLLLLAWFRRSLRETRRFLTHREQVRAESAWRQGFLPVKHLVRMYPGRLVALCAALLPVAFTLDAALIFVSKTLQETHGYAPAQVTLLFLTVGIAAPVGNLVAGWLGDRFGRKRILLVALLSNVVGLLSFYNLSGPWVPLAFGVMLLSLQIVSPLFAALGAELFPTSYRSTASGVRQVVTTIGGAIGLWVEGYLYSYFGSHTAAISTLVLALPIAPVIVWLYLPETANRELEDVSPER, encoded by the coding sequence ATGGCAGCACAGGGTTTCAAGTGGGTGCAGGATGGGAGGTATTTGTTGAGCGTGAATGGTAATCGAATTTCTCGTTCCGTCTTCGTCTCGGCTCTCCTCGCCCCCTGGCGCATTTTGCGAGAGGGCAGGCGCCGCCTCACAGCCTACGAGTGGCGGGTGGTGGCGGTTTTGGGAACAGCAAACTTTGTCGACAGTTACGACATTGCCATCCTGGGATTGGCGCTTCCACAGATTCAGGAGGGTTTGGGAATCGCTGAAGACGAAGTCGGGGGCGTGACCGCAGCGATTCGCCTGGGAGTGCTGCCGGCGTTGCTCTTCACCTGGCTGGCCGACGCATTTGGTCGCCGCCGCCTCTTGCTGTTGACGATTTTAGGTTTCACCTTGGCTACCTTTATCACCGCGTTTGCGGCGAATGCGACTCAATTTACCGGTTTCCAGTTCGTTGCCCGAATGTTCATCGTCGCGGAAGGAATGCTGGCGGTTGTGGTGATCGCGGAGGAGGTGCGCGCGCGGTACCGAGGGTGGGGTATTGGTGTTCTGTCGGCTTTCGGTGCCTTCGGCCATGGTCTCGCTTCGGTGGTCTTCGCGTTGGTCGAGGTCCTCCCTTACGGATGGCGGGCGCTGTATGCGTTAGGAGCCCTGCCCCTCTTGTTACTGGCGTGGTTCCGCCGCTCCCTCCGTGAAACGCGACGCTTTTTGACACACCGGGAACAGGTGCGCGCGGAAAGTGCGTGGCGGCAAGGATTCCTACCGGTCAAACATCTCGTGCGCATGTATCCCGGACGGCTTGTGGCGCTTTGCGCGGCATTGTTGCCCGTGGCTTTCACATTGGATGCAGCGCTGATTTTCGTTTCGAAAACGCTGCAGGAGACACACGGGTATGCGCCCGCTCAAGTGACCTTGCTTTTCCTCACTGTGGGGATCGCGGCACCGGTCGGCAATTTAGTTGCCGGATGGTTAGGAGATCGGTTCGGACGCAAACGGATCCTCCTCGTGGCCCTGCTCAGCAATGTGGTGGGCCTGCTGAGCTTTTACAACCTCAGTGGACCGTGGGTCCCTCTAGCCTTTGGCGTCATGCTGTTGTCCCTGCAGATCGTCTCGCCGCTTTTTGCAGCGTTGGGCGCCGAGTTGTTCCCCACCTCGTACCGCTCAACCGCCTCAGGCGTGAGACAAGTCGTTACGACGATCGGAGGAGCTATTGGCCTTTGGGTAGAGGGCTACTTGTACAGCTACTTTGGCTCCCACACGGCGGCGATCAGTACCTTGGTTTTGGCGCTTCCGATCGCGCCGGTGATCGTGTGGCTGTACTTACCGGAAACGGCAAATCGCGAGCTCGAGGACGTGTCGCCCGAACGTTGA